In Nothobranchius furzeri strain GRZ-AD chromosome 18, NfurGRZ-RIMD1, whole genome shotgun sequence, a single genomic region encodes these proteins:
- the si:ch211-168d23.3 gene encoding BRD4-interacting chromatin-remodeling complex-associated protein: MEDEDGTCLLDVLCDPQALNDFLHGTSELHAEELLINSSSGEPSLFTDAPSPVSLLGDDGDSPDTPPPECVDLSFLEEALLSSPEGGEDPHTVQEGPPVGTGCEGKKGEAGEAEMACDILQQSLQEAEITEQTMALEAGLAQTGDSLSLYSPTPLLSPPSVPFIPKSVTLPVTSVMTRDTQAAVEPPQPSLLAVGPGCPSLKPAAPPQLMGLLPGNVFPAPSSDTSFSLNPAQGSGMIIHKTVSGVGGHPLIAPTLRAAAAPAPGILLQHAPLPIQPKLPVSIQPRLVQISPKPLGQKPAPGLTFVPGTASSNILLSQAPGQKAVASQQQPAQQLSKPVSLQLVSQGGSFVLQPQGLFQGQNQFLLPGQSPVTISQPARAAQPLLTPSPHGPAIHSVTPATRQLVDGSQILTIPHRQLNFSPVFTTPTGQLALRQATVLSGPLQLQSAPATVFQMPAQLAGAYTPGGQGPQTTLVHSPALGNHITLINSSGVLSPDLTSISIVNGPSVVRGLPFVAQAPASQAGGPEGQLSLQRASVVLLPERTVPEDRSNSEETFQQLQQPFGHVVQHVSIQPTSAGPRSSPPPVVTVLQPPPGPDPAVEVTKLLMPPADMSQAMEEVTKSVGQNQTFMPHLQQLSSPVSSELLDGALPAVPMEPLTPLATDDGETRPSTGLVYEQEVHVMSGQCGEVSPHHPEPENPPLICSPTQTAASSPPPGSESLITQHSAPQEHSEHQVQHQDPHQLQVSEATLAETQVDIQSSVSQPQAQVQVSDSQIQSQSCTSVQCSPSSVSVSVTEPRQQTASMPLSAGGDDAAVQQFTQTKRTPPAPERCSSVQMSRQMGEKLVPVELRREERLTPAARRHRFQQQLCSDHSSVQNPLTRPVFGSLKDVVRRLLPYHTCAGHLPTPEDFHLVDQEFDSVSGFLLKRTKDMVNKYRQLLVKEAQQESPSAEMVMLERLFLQAERFSLAEDRRRACRDPETFMTALTTSTSSPHGAHSSGPSHSPDSSQFSVPAHMYPSDSPSPPSAWTRLSERPPGLKTYCSSSRGALRLTIKQESGSRKVIHNSACDPGLKRDHTGQLTNGGGGGVNKRPSQATNGAAHCPQHDEMSNGAFTASTTNQIQQTASNSKIKAPNPFSIADPGEVCFELPRRDVSAPKRKCYRLDVSPRPEQQFDTSTLPLQEDNMLSEHLQSAIDSILELQRLQGPSAAPSRASAGPSLDQAVTSILEGHL; this comes from the exons ATGGAGGATGAAGATGGGACTTGTCTACTTGACGTGTTGTG TGACCCCCAAGCCCTGAACGACTTCCTTCATGGGACCAGTGAG CTGCACGCTGAAGAGCTGCTCATTAACTCCTCCTCTGGGGAGCCCTCCCTCTTCACAGATGCCCCG AGTCCCGTCTCTCTGCTGGGAGACGATGGGGATTCCCCTGATACGCCTCCACCCGAGTGTGTGGATCTGTCCTTCCTGGAGGAGGCTCTCCTGTCATCTCCCGAGGGTGGAGAGGACCCACACACTGTGCAGGAGGGGCCACCTGTGGGGACTGGATGTGAGGGGAAGAAGGGGGAGGCGGGGGAGGCTGAGATGGCGTGTGATATCCTCCAGCAGAGCCTGCAGGAGGCTGAGATCACTGAGCAGACCATGGCTCTTGAAGCAGGCCTGGCACAGACGGGGGACAGTTTGTCCCTGTACTCACCCACCCCTCTTCTCTCGCCCCCCTCTGTCCCATTCATACCCAAGTCTGTGACCCTGCCCGTCACCTCAGTGATGACCAGAGACACCCAAGCAGCAGTGGAGCCCCCCCAGCCCTCCCTCCTGGCTGTCGGACCAGGCTGTCCCTCTCTAAAACCTGCGGCCCCCCCTCAGCTGATGGGACTACTGCCTGGAAACGTCTTTCCTGCTCCATCTTCAGACACGTCCTTCTCCTTAAATCCCGCTCAAGGTTCCGGTATGATTATACACAAGACGGTGTCTGGAGTCGGAGGCCATCCCCTCATCGCCCCAACGCTCAGAGCTGCAGCAGCACCAGCACCAGGAATCCTCCTGCAGCACGCCCCTCTGCCCATACAACCCAAACTTCCTGTCAGCATTCAGCCCAGATTGGTTCAGATCAGCCCCAAGCCTTTAGGGCAGAAACCTGCTCCTGGTCTCACATTCGTCCCTGGAACCGCCTCGTCAAATATTTTGCTGTCCCAAGCTCCGGGCCAAAAGGCTGTGGCTTCACAGCAGCAGCCGGCGCAGCAGCTCTCAAAGCCAGTCAGCCTGCAGCTCGTCAGCCAGGGGGGCTCCTTTGTGCTCCAGCCTCAGGGACTCTTCCAAGGTCAGAACCAGTTCCTGCTTCCAGGCCAGTCTCCTGTTACCATCTCCCAGCCTGCCAGAGCAGCCCAACCTTTGCTCACCCCCAGTCCCCACGGCCCAGCAATTCACAGCGTGACTCCCGCCACCAGGCAGCTTGTAGACGGCTCTCAGATCCTAACCATACCCCACAGACAGCTGAACTTCAGCCCGGTCTTCACCACCCCCACAGGGCAGCTGGCTCTCCGCCAGGCCACTGTGCTTTCAGGACCTTTACAGCTGCAGTCAGCTCCTGCTACTGTCTTCCAGATGCCAGCACAGCTGGCTGGAGCTTACACTCCAGGAGGTCAGGGACCACAAACCACACTGGTGCACAGTCCTGCTCTTGGGAACCACATTACCTTGATCAACAGTTCAGGAGTCCTTTCCCCAGACCTGACTTCCATCTCTATAGTCAACGGCCCGTCAGTGGTCAGGGGACTGCCGTTCGTTGCTCAGGCGCCTGCTTCTCAAGCAGGAGGGCCTGAAGGTCAGCTGAGCCTCCAGCGGGCCTCTGTGGTTCTGTTACCTGAGAGGACTGTTCCGGAAGACCGGAGCAACTCAGAAGAAACCTTCCAGCAACTACAGCAG CCCTTTGGACACGTTGTCCAACACGTCTCCATCCAGCCCACCTCAGCAGGACCccgctcctctcctcctcctgtaGTTACAGTTTTGCAGCCCCCCCCTGGGCCGGATCCAGCTGTGGAGGTGACCAAACTTTTGATGCCCCCAGCAGACATGAGCCAAGCGATGGAGGAGGTCACCAAGTCAGTGGGTCAGAACCAGACCTTCATGCCACATTTACAACAG CTTAGTTCGCCCGTCTCGTCTGAACTCCTGGACGGAGCTCTACCGGCGGTGCCGATGGAGCCGCTCACCCCCCTGGCCACAGACGACGGAGAGACTCGACCTTCAACTGGTCTGGTCTATGAACAAGAGGTCCATGTGATGTCAGGACAGTGTGGTGAGGTGTCTCCACATCACCCAGAGCCTGAAAACCCTCCCCTGATCTGTTCCCCCACTCAGACAGCAGCGTCCTCCCCCCCTCCTGGATCTGAGAGCTTAATCACCCAACACTCAGCTCCCCAGGAGCACAGTGAACACCAAGTCCAGCACCAAGACCCCCACCAGCTTCAGGTCTCAGAAGCAACACTAGCAGAGACCCAGGTAGACATTCAGTCATCAGTTTCCCAGCCTCAGGCCCAAGTTCAGGTCTCAGATTCCCAGATCCAGTCTCAGAGCTGCACCTCAGTCCAGTGCAGCCCGTCATCTGTGAGTGTCAGCGTCACAGAGCCTCGGCAGCAGACTGCATCTATGCCACTGTCTGCAGGAGGAGATGATGCTGCCGTCCAGCAGTTCACACAAACCA AACGTACGCCTCCTGCTCCTGAGAGGTGTTCCTCTGTCCAGATGAGCAGACAGATGGGCGAAAAG CTTGTTCCTGTGGAGCTGCGGCGAGAGGAGAGGCTGACTCCAGCAGCGCGCAGACACAG attccagcagcagctgtgttCAGATCACAGCTCAGTGCAGAACCCGCTCACGAGGCCAGTGTTTGGCTCTCTGAAGGATGTTGTCAGGCGCCTGCTGCCGTACCACACCTGTGCCGGTCACCTGCCCACTCCAGAGGACTTTCACCTAG TGGACCAGGAgtttgactccgtgtctggtttccTCCTTAAACGCACCAAGGACATGGTCAACAAATACAGGCAACTATTGGTGAAAGAGGCCCAG CAAGAGAGCCCATCAGCGGAGATGGTGATGTTGGAACGTCTCTTCCTTCAAGCGGAGAGGTTCTCATTAGCAGAAGACAGAAGGCGAGCTTGTAGAGATCCAG AAACTTTTATGACAGCCCTGACCACGTCAACGTCTTCCCCCCATGGAGCCCATTCCTCTGGCCCCTCCCATTCACCTGACTCCTCCCAGTTCTCAGTCCCCGCCCACATGTACCCCTCTGACAGCCCCTCTCCTCCTTCAGCCTGGACTCGTCTGTCTGAACGCCCCCCAGGACTAAAGACGTACTGCTCCAGCTCGCGTGGGGCCCTCAGACTTACCATCAAGCAGGAGTCCGGTTCTCGTAAAGTGATCCACAACTCGGCCTGTGACCCAGGACTGAAGCGAGACCACACAGGGCAGCTGACcaatggtggtggtggaggagtgAACAAACGGCCCTCTCAGGCAACCAACGGAGCGGCCCATTGTCCTCAGCATGATGAGATGTCCAATGGAGCTTTTACTGCTTCCACTACTAACCAGATCCAACAGACAGCTTCcaattccaaaataaaagccccaAATCCCTTTTCTATAGCAGACCCAGGGGAGGTTTGCTTTGAGTTGCCTCGCAGAGACGTCAGTGCCCCCAAACGCAAATGCTACAGGCTGGACGTGTCTCCTCGGCCGGAGCAGCAGTTCGACACTTCAACTCTGCCTCTCCAGGAAGACAACATGCTCAGCGAACATCTACAGAGTGCCATCGACAGCATACTTGAACTCCAGCGCCTGCAAGGCCCTTCTGCAGCCCCAAGCAGGGCCTCAGCAGGCCCTTCTCTGGACCAGGCTGTCACCAGCATCCTGGAGGGACACCTGTGA